Genomic segment of Coleofasciculus sp. FACHB-T130:
CAAAGGCGACAAGATGACCTTCTTGTTCCAACTCTCTTAATCCCAGAGGCTGTTCGATGCGATCGCAAAGCCTGAAAAGCCTGCTGCATCGCCTCTTGGGGTGAGGGGTCATGGCAATTGCAGACTGTTTTTTTAAGTGATAGGCTTGAGGGAAACAATTCGGCATCGGACTCAGGTTTATGTAAATTCCACAGTTATATAAACCTGTGATGGGAGAAATTGGGAATCCCGGCGAATCAATTCGGGGGATACACCGACTTGACCCCCTCATGATACGATGCCATTGGTAACACCCGTGGGTGCCTTGGAACTAAAAACGCGAAACCCAGGTGGAACGAGGTCAAAAGGGTTTACAATTCCATCTGCCCACGTTCTACCCATTCGCGGTCTGACTCCAGTCATTGGGGGATTCATTTCAATTCATTGAATGGAGGAAGTCACGTCAGTTGACAGTGTTACGAGTCCCAAGCCTAGAGACGGAAATCTTTAGAATATGTAACATCGGTGATTACCCTGACCCTGCTGCATCCTATCCAATCTATACCAGTTCAGAATTGGACTTTTGAACCCGAATCAGTAGTAATTCGGATTGGACGGTCAACCGAGAATGATGTCATTCTTTACAGTGCGGTTGTTTCTCGACACCACGTCGAGATTCGGCGTAGTGGTTCCGATTGGGAAGTTGTTAGTTTAGGTGCCAACGGCACCTATCTCGATGGAAAACGCATCGACCAAGTGCCGGTGGTCGATGGGATGATTATTCGCCTCGCCAGCTCCGGCCCCCAAATTCAAATTCGGATTGGCTCGGCAGAAACTAAGGCAAGGCTAAATACGGTTACAGGTAAGCAATCGGTCACTCGAAAGTCTGAAGAGAAATCCAGAGATAGAGAGACTTTCATAGATGCCCGTTCGCTTGAACCAGATGAAAAGAATCAACCAAACGTGAAGCTGGTTGCTGCTTTGGAAAATCTTGGTAAATCTAAAAAATTACCCTAGGGTTGCCAAGATTTTGTCCTGGGTCTTTACCATCGCAATTCAAGGGTTGTGTGGAATATATCCGTAGGGGCATGGCAATTAAAAAGCCCCTACTTAATGGGCGCGGTTAAAACGTAGAGCCGCGATATCTTCCACTCAACTTAAGAAACGCTATAAACGGTATTGAGCTAGCAATAAGCGAAAATACCAGTAAAATGCCTATCTCACCATAATGCTATCTCTCAGACAGCAACGGATTGCCGATCTGGAGATAGCATTGATTTTGGCTTGAATTGAAATGGGGGCAGAGGGACTTGAACCCTCACGACCTTTTACGGTCAACGGATTTTCATTCTCTCGCAGCTTTCGCTACTGTCTTTTACGACTTTGAGAATTGGACTCTCCCTTTACCCTCGGCTTGACGTTAGGGTAGCTCCCGTCGAGTCTCTGCACCTTCCAAAGAGTTTTGAAGTTTGGTTTTTGAGTTTTGAGTTTTAAATTCACTCAGTCCTCAGTCCTCAATCTTCAAGCACTGGCTTTGGCTTGGCTCAGGATTGCCATGTCTGTTGCCAGATTTAGGTTTCCCTGAATTTGAGAGCCGTCACTTGACAGATTTCTCCATCAAGGCTCAGTTTTCTAAGTCCGTAGCGTCTGCCATTCCGCCATGCCCCCCCGATGGGGAGAAGTGTCGTTACGTATCTTCTACAAAACTAACTTCATTGTCTATTGCACCATTAAATGGGGACTTTATGCAACTATTCCTTTAGTAGTCTCACTAATTAAGCGGCTGATTCCAGCAAACGGTAAAATATGGACAGTTCGTCGGGTGTCTAAACGGATAGTTCTCTGTTGGGAGACTTTTTGTGTTGATGTCCGCGCCGGGACGCCGGTACTCGCGCTCGTTCTTCTACCGCCAGAAAAAATTATGATGGTTGCGATATTGTATCTAGTTTTGAGTGGAGCCTACCTGGTAGTGATTCCCTTCGCCCTGTATGCCTACCTGCAACAGCGTTGGTATGTGGCTAGCTCCTTTGAACGGAGTTTCATGTATTTCCTGGTTTTCTTTTTCTTCCCAGGTTTGTTGCTCCTCAGCCCATTTTTGAATTTTCGACCCAAGCGGCGGCAAGTTCAGAGTTAAAGTTTGTCGTTGGGTAAGCGCTAAATGCGACGAATTGACATCATTGGAATTGGCATCGGCGTCTTTGCCGCCGGTGGAATTGTGTATTTGCTGTTGCTGGTGGCTGGGCTAGATAGCCTGGAAGCGGGGATTTGGAGTCAAGTTTTCCTAGTGGGCGGGTTGGTTGGCTGGCTGCTGACCTACCTGTTCCGAGTCGGAACGAAACGGATGACCTATAACCAGCAGCTCAAAGACTATGAAGAAGCCGTTTTACAAAAGCGACTGGAAGAATTGACGCCAGAAGAACTGGCTCAGCTGCAAGCTGAAATCGAACGGGAAAACAAATTAAAAAAATAGCTGATAGCCGTTAGCGGTCAGGTGTGTAGGGGCACGGTAATGCTGTGCCCGTATAAGAGCCTGTAGTTTCTTGTTTGCCCCTGACTGCTGATCCGTGAATTGCTAACGCCCGAAGTGCCACTGACCACTGACCACTGATTTTTGACAAATGACTTCAATTTCCGAGTGCTTTGAGTCTCTCGCGCGTCGCTCTGAATGTGCCTTAATTCCCTTTATCACAGCGGGAGATCCGGATCTGGAGACCACGGCTAAGGCGTTAAAAGTTCTTGATGCCGCCGGTGCTGACATGATTGAACTGGGCGTTCCCTATTCAGATCCGTTGGCAGATGGACCTACGATTCAAGCTGCCGCGACTCGCGCCTTGCAACGGGGAACCCGCTTGGAACAGGTAATAGAGATGGTATCCGGGGTTAGCAAAGAGGTGCGATCGCCTATCGTCCTATTTACCTACTACAACCCGATTCTAAACCGAGGCATTGAAACGTTCTTCAAGCAGATTGCGAATGCTGGGGTGCGGGGATTGGTCGTGCCAGATTTGCCATTGGAGGAGTCTTCCAACCTGCTGGAAACTGCTGCCAGTATGGGAATTGATGTAATTTTATTGGTCGCGCCTACCAGTTCTCCAGAGCGAATAGAAGCGATCGCGCGTCAGTCTCAGGGATTCATTTACTTGGTGAGTGTCACTGGCGTAACGGGAATGCGCTCTGGACTGGACTCGCGGGTGCAAGATATCCTCAAGCAGATCCGAAGCGTTACGGATAAGCCCATTGGCATTGGGTTTGGCATCTCCGAGCCAGAACACGCCCGTCAGGTGAAAGACTGGGGGGCAGATGCTGCAATTGTCGGGAGTGCCTTGGTGAAACGTTTGGCAGAAGGAACACCCGAACAGGGACTCGATGCGATCGCTGAGTTTTGCCGGAGTTTGAAAACGGCGATTACAACCTAACCCCGTTTGTCAAGTAGTGAGTTTTAAGTGATGAGTTTTTTAATTCAAAACTCATCACTTAAAATTTTTGTCCGCCCAATTACCGATTAAATAACTAATCGCCACCCCTGATTTTGGCGAGTAACATGGGCGCGATCTCGGTGACGGGCAAAACATACTGTGCTGCACCGAGGGCGATCGCTTCTTTTGGCATTCCAAACACCACACAGCTTTTCTCATCTTGGGCAATGGTAATGCCACCGGCACGAGCGATCGCTTCCATCCCTTCCGCACCGTCTCTACCCATCCCAGTCAACAATATCCCCACCGCTCCTTGACCGTAGAAACTCGCCACCGACTTAAAAGTAACCGTGACAGAGGGGCGATGTCCCCCCACTGGCGGGGCGGCAGAATGACAAAATCTGCCTTGAGTATCCAATTCTAAATGCAGCCGTTCCGGTGGAAAATAAATCGTTCCCGCTTTTGGTATTTCCCCAGCACGGGCAATTTTGACGGGCAAACGACATTCCAACCCTAACCAATCCACCATTCCCTGCAAAAACCCCTCGCTGATGTGTTGAATACAAATCACTGGGAGGGGGAAATTCGCTGGCAGATGGATAAGAATGTTGTATAAAGCTTGCGGCCCTCCAGTAGACGCGCCAATTGCCACGATTTTGGATTTTTGATGGGGGATTTTAGATGGGGAATTTATCGTCGAAAATTTAAAATCCAAAACTGGCTTCTTCCGATACTGGGTAAAGACACTCACGCCAGACAGGATTTTAATCTTGCCGATTAACTCCTGTTTTACTAACTCATAATCCGATCCCGCACCACCACGAGGCTTGGGAAAAATATCCACTGCCCCCGCCTCTAAAAGCCGGAAAACATTTTGCTTATCCTCTTCCTGTACCGAAGTGCTAATCACCAGAATCGGACGAGGATAAGTTGCCATAACCTCAGAGATAAATTCCAGACCGTCCATCTGTGGCATATGTAGGTCTGTGCAAATCACCTGTGGCGAACAAGAAGGAATCAATGCCAATGCTTCCCGACCCGTTTGAGCCATTCCCACCACTTCAATTTCTGGTGAGGATGACAGAATCCGTTTCAGCACTGCCATTGCAATCGCAGAATCGTCTACTAATAAAACTCGAATTGGCATTTTGTTCATTGCTAATTGCTAATTATTCAAAAGCCATTAGCGATTAGCGATTAACTACACAAGTCTTCTTAAGGTTTCTAATAATATTTCTTGGTTAAAAGTGCCTTTGGTAATGTAAGCATTCGCACCAGCTTCTGCACCTCTGCGTTTATCTTCATCTGAAGCCAGAGATGTCACCAGAATGATTGGAATTTCATTATATTCCTTATTCTGGCGAATCTTTGCAGCAAAACCCAGACCGTCCAAATTCGGCATTTGCACATCGGAAATCACTGCATCAAAAGAACGAGTTTTAAGTTTGTTGAAACCGTCCAATCCGTCCACTGCTGTTACCACTTCATAACCCGCACCTTCCAGAATGCGTTTTTCTTGAGTGCGAATGGCAATGGAATCTTCTGTCAACAAGATTACGGGTTTTCTGGTCTCTTCTGTAATGGGTGCAAACGATTTTCCAAGCGGGTTTCGTTTTCGCACAGATTTAATTAAATCTGAAGGATTTAGAATCATGCAAACTTCCCCGGTACCGAGGATAGTTGCGCCAACTACATTGCGAACTCGCTTAAGTAATTTACTTTGAGATTTGAGTACCACATCCTGTTGATCTACCCAGCCATCAACGAATAGTCCCAGTTGGTCATCTCCCACTTTCAAAATAATGCAGGGCAGTTGTTCTAAATCGGTAGAAGTCGTTCGTTGTCCGTTGCTACTGGCGACTGGAAATTCCAGCAAATCTGCCAGTCGCGCGACGGAAACCGGGTGTCCATTCACAACGATGGTTTCTCTGCCTTCAATCGTAAAAATTTGATTCTGGGAAATCAACCGCATTGTTTGCACAAACTCCACTGGAAGGGCGTAAGCTTTTCCGCTCACTTCCACAATCAGTACCGGCGCGGTTGCCAGGGTCGTGCCTAAACAGAGCCGAAGCGTGCAGCCTTTTCCAGGTGTTGATTCAACCTCAATGCTGCCTTTGAGACGTTCTACATTGGTGCGAACCACGTCTAACCCTACGCCTCTGCCTGAAACCTCGGTCACAAAAGTCCGCGTTGAGAAACCAGGGGCAAAAATCAACGAGTGAATTTGAGCCGGTGTCATGGCTGCAAGTTCTTCTTCCCGGCAGAGTCCGCGTTTGAGAGCTGTCTGCTTAATCTTTTCGATGTCTAATCCTTGCCCATCATCCTTAATGGCGATCGCAATATTTGTGGCAGTTTGGTAGCTTTTGATCTGAATAGTAGCGGTACGCGGCTTTCCCTGCGCTTCCCGCTCTGCTGGTGTCTCAATACCATGATCGACGCAGTTGCGAAGGATATGCATCAAGGGGTCTTTCATTTCTTCCAAGATGCGCTTGTCCGCTTTGGTTTCGCCGCCTTCAATGACCAGATTGACTTCTTTATTTTGCTGTCTGGCTAAATCCCGTACCATCCGGGGAAATAACTGAAAAATGGTGGATAGGGGCAACAGGCGGAGAGTGCGAATGCCTTCTTCCAAGTCACCGGCAATGGTGTCCAGTCTGGCGGTATCTTCATAGATGGCATCTCTTAACTGGTTGATCAGAACTCCCAGGCGCTCATCGAAGTCCTGTAGAGGCTGGCTTCCCCCGTTCATACTGTAGGAGTGTCCCCCCAACGGCGCTGTAGAGATGGGGTCTCTCCGCCCGTTCTGAGGGGAAGCAGTGAAACTTACCGCTTGCCTGTCACCTGTTATCTTTTCTTTGTGTAGGCTCAGGGCTGAAGTTTTCTGCACGCTTAGACGGCTCGACTCCTCCCATAGCGTCACGATTTCCTCAATTTCAGCGAGTCGATGGGCAATGCGGATTTTGGTAACGGTGAGTTCGCCTGCTTGGGTCAGCAATGCATCAAGATTGCGGGTTTCGACGCGAATCGTTTCAATGCGGTAGGGTTCGCCGAGGGCAACGGGGGGGGAGTTTGGGTGTTGAGAGCCGTTGTGCGAAAAGTTGGGTGGACTGTCCTTACTGTTGGGAGCATCAGGGGCAGGTTTGACACCCACCTCCACTGGTGTGAGGGATGCGGGTGTTTGGAGAAATGTTGTCTGTAATACTTCTATGTTGGCGGATGTTTCGGGCAGTTCGGAAGTTATATCCGGGGAAAGGGTTTCTTGCTCAATTGCTTCCTCATGTTCTGGCTGAACTGCTTCCTCATGTTCTGGCTGAACGCCTTCTTGGTCTAAATAATTCTGATTATTCTGATTCGCTGGAGTTGTAAATTCAGCTCCCATCATGTGGGCGAGGACGAGAAAGGTGTTGATACCTGTGGGTTCCCCGGTGACGGCTTCGCAGACCAGTTTGCGAATGGCATCTAAGCCTTGATAGAGGCGATCGCATATTGCAGATACCAGTTGTGTCTCGCCACGTTTGACACCTCCCAAAATATGTTCCAGCTGATGGGTGAGAGTTTCCACATCGCGCACGCCCAGCATTCGAGCATCACCTTTGAGACTGTGGGCTTCCCGCAATAATTCTTCTAGTCGAGCTTCGTCGTTGGGGTACTTTTCTAAATGCAGCAACCCATCATCAAGTTTCTGCAAATGTTCTTCGCTGGCAATTTTGAATAAATCTCGGAGTTCGTCGTCTTCTATCATCATGGTTAACTGAGAAGCTTTTAGCTTTCGATTCTTAGTTTTAGAGATAATTAGCCGTAATTTTTTGGGATATTTTTAAGCGAATATAGCAATCCTGATTGAATAGTGAAATTTTCTTTTGTTAACGAACCGCGTTGGCGGAGCCTGTGCCTTAGCGCTTAGACGCTCTAGCAAAGCAAGGGGAAGCTTAGGACGCCAAGTAAGAGAGAAAAAGGAGCAGATAATTTTACGACTTTTGCACGGATTGCTATAGGATTCGCTACACCACTGACTTGAGGTTCAGAGCCGCTTCATTCAATCTTTGGATGCCGATTTTAGTTTGAGTAATGCCACTGGCATTTTCTTTAGCTGCGACATTAAGGCTGCTCATTGCATCAACGACTTGTTGAATCGCGATCGCTTGTTGTTTGGCAGAAAGCGAAATTTGTTGACTGTTTATGGCGATATTTTCGATGGCATCAGCCACGCCGGTGAATGCTTGTGCTGTGCCCTGAGCAGTTTTCACCCCAGCTTCCACCGTTTTCGTCCCTTCATCCGTCACCATCACCGTGACATTGATCGCGTTTTGAATATCGCTAACCAGGACGTTAATCTTTCCGGCAGATTTCTTACTTTGTTCTGCCAGTTTGCGAATTTCTGCCGCCACCACCGCAAAGCCTTTGCCGTGTTCGCCTGCTCGAACAGCTTCAACGGCTGCATTCAGTGCCAGCATATTCGTTTGGTTGGCTAAGTCACTCACCAAGCCAGAGATATTACCGATTTGATTCGTTTGCTCGGATAGACGGAGAATTTGAGAAGCGATCGCTCCCACTCTATCCTTGAGCAGTGCCATTTCCTCCAAAGTTCGCCCGACGGCTTGGCTTCCACCCTCCGTCAGCGACAGCACTTGCCGCGATCCAGTTGCTGCTGCCTCGGCTTGCTCTGCTGATTGCTGGGATGAAGCACCCAACTCATCCATCGTGATCGTGGTTTGATTTACAGACGCCGCTTGTTGAGCTGCCGTGCGTTCTTGTTGCTCTACCGTGGCAGCGATTTCTGATGAAGAAGTGACAATCGTGTTGACAATGCCAGATATTTTGGCACCGAGCGGCTTAGCAATCGTGATGCTGAAGAAAACACCAAAAATAATCGCAGTCAGGGGGCCAAGAATCATCCCAACAAACACCCAAAAAGAGGTTTGAGCCACATCTGTTTCTGCTACCTTCTGGGCTGCTTCCCCAAAGTTCTGGTTGTATTCCACAACTGCTAGCACCGATTCTGTGGCTGTGTTAAATGAGTTTAGTTCTTCATTTGCTGCCAGTTCGCTAAGTTCGTCCAGCAGGGCATCCGCCGCTTTTGCCCGTGCAAATTCTGGTGAAGTCTGCCTCTCCTGACTTACAAGCTCAGCCAGCCGATTCGCAGGATCTAAGACGCCCAGTTTGGCAAATTGTTGATAAATACCCAGGAATCTTTCATGGTCTTGCTGCCACCTTTTCCAGTCCCCAAGAAATTTTTGATAGAGCTTTTTTTCGTCGGCAGTCTGTGAAACTGACTCATATTGTTTAAACCCTTCATCAATCTGCGCTTTAGCATTTTTAATTCTATTCAATTCAAACTGGCGATTTTCGGTTTTCAAAAATGTATTGAGTAGCGCTCGTTCCGATGACTGGATTTGGGTCTGTCCTTCATTGATTTTCCACAATCCAGTTACGCTAGGCAAAGTATTATTCCCCAGTGTATTAATATGGTCGCCCAGCCGAGTAGCTCCGCTCCAACCTACGAGAGCAACCACTAATACAATTAGACCCATTAGTAAAAATGAGCCGATTAATCGAGATTGTAAAGATAAACTTTTAAACATCAGACTTATCCTGCATTATTAAATTCGACGATTGGGTAAAGATTGAAGTCAGCTTTGTTTAGATTTTGTCGCTAAGTTTGATTTTGCTCGTACTAGTATTTTTTTGTTTCCTCAGTCAAGCCACCATAACTTGCTGGATAGCGATCGCTCAGGGCGATGCAAGGAGTGAGAGACAGTTAGTAACTTAAAACACTGTAGCTAATTTACCCTTTTTCTGACTTTTCGTTTTTAAATTTAATATACCTAGAGGATTAGTATAAATACTGGTGATAAATTCTTCTTAGGGCAGGTTCTCCTAAAAAATTGAATTGCCAAAGAGAGGATTGTTTAGGAAATGTAAAATTTCTTAGTTAAACCTGCGCCTAACATCTCTATAATCCACCAAGAAAATACTCTTTGGAATTTTTTTAAAAATCTATACATACTTAGTTCTGTGTTAGAACGGCTCTTATTATTAATCCCTCTTCCGCTCTAGGAGTGTTAAGAGTTTAAAAAACTTAAAATATAGAAATGATATTTATTCACGCTGCTAACCAGCCGCATACAGATTAACCAAATGACTGCCTCGAATCTCAACGCAGCTTTGTTGAGGTTTTAAGTGCCAATCGGTTGAGTAATGCCGCCGGTGTCTTTGGCTTGCTGATTGGGAGCCTTCAGCGCTCCAACAACCTGTTAGATAGCGGCTTTCGCTCTTCTCAGCATCGCTGCCCCTTCTAATGTTAGCGATGCCGCCTGGGTTGCTTTCTCAACCAGCATTAAAGCTTTCTGGGCAATGGAATTTAACAACTAATCACACTTCTTCATCAACCATCAACCCTGCTTGCATCAGGATTTTGGGTAGATCTAAAATAGCTATCATCTTTTCGCCGTAAGCAACCGTTCCTCGGAGGTATTCTTCCTTAACAGAACGGGCTGCGGCAGGTACTGGCATCATCTCCGACAGGTGCAAATACATTACATCCAATACCTCATCAACTATCAAACCAGCCACTAGATCGTCGATGCAAGCAACCATCGCCTTTGCTGTATTCTCTAAATTACCCAATGGTAAATTTAATACCCCACGAATATCGATTAATGTCAAAATCTCACCCCGCAAATTCATATTGCCGACAATATAAGCTGGGCAACAAGGAATCGGAGTAACTTTGCGAATATCAGTAAATTCGCGCACGTTCCCCAAATCCACCCCAAAATATTCACCATTTAAATTAATCACTGCCATCGGGCGGCTTCCCGTAAAATCTTGGTTCTCCGCTTGTCGCCTTAAATTTTCTGCCCGTTCCTGGAAAATCGCTATTTCTTCTGAGGTTTTATTGGAGAAAAATAGGCATCTCTCTTTGTGAGAACCAAAGGCACTATCAGCTTTTGTTTCTGGATTTAGCGATGTTTTTCCTGTAATTAATGTTTCAATTTGTTCTGTAGATTGGAGAAGCTTTTCCGGGTTTAGTAACATCACGATATCTGCCTCTAAATTGGCAATCCCCGTAACAAAATGGGGTTGATTCGCGATTTTTCGTTTATAGGAAAAATCTGCCGCGATCGCATTAGTGTAAATCTTCTGCACGTCATGAACTTCATTGACAATAATGCCAAATCTAAATCCCTGACATACCAGAACAATTACACTATCCGTAAGGCGATATTCTGGGAATCCGTACCCCAGGCGAAAATGAAGATCCATAACTGGTAAGATTTCACCCCGGAGATTAAGCACTCCTACCATTTCAGGA
This window contains:
- a CDS encoding methyl-accepting chemotaxis protein, coding for MFKSLSLQSRLIGSFLLMGLIVLVVALVGWSGATRLGDHINTLGNNTLPSVTGLWKINEGQTQIQSSERALLNTFLKTENRQFELNRIKNAKAQIDEGFKQYESVSQTADEKKLYQKFLGDWKRWQQDHERFLGIYQQFAKLGVLDPANRLAELVSQERQTSPEFARAKAADALLDELSELAANEELNSFNTATESVLAVVEYNQNFGEAAQKVAETDVAQTSFWVFVGMILGPLTAIIFGVFFSITIAKPLGAKISGIVNTIVTSSSEIAATVEQQERTAAQQAASVNQTTITMDELGASSQQSAEQAEAAATGSRQVLSLTEGGSQAVGRTLEEMALLKDRVGAIASQILRLSEQTNQIGNISGLVSDLANQTNMLALNAAVEAVRAGEHGKGFAVVAAEIRKLAEQSKKSAGKINVLVSDIQNAINVTVMVTDEGTKTVEAGVKTAQGTAQAFTGVADAIENIAINSQQISLSAKQQAIAIQQVVDAMSSLNVAAKENASGITQTKIGIQRLNEAALNLKSVV
- a CDS encoding FHA domain-containing protein, translated to MITLTLLHPIQSIPVQNWTFEPESVVIRIGRSTENDVILYSAVVSRHHVEIRRSGSDWEVVSLGANGTYLDGKRIDQVPVVDGMIIRLASSGPQIQIRIGSAETKARLNTVTGKQSVTRKSEEKSRDRETFIDARSLEPDEKNQPNVKLVAALENLGKSKKLP
- a CDS encoding hybrid sensor histidine kinase/response regulator — its product is MIEDDELRDLFKIASEEHLQKLDDGLLHLEKYPNDEARLEELLREAHSLKGDARMLGVRDVETLTHQLEHILGGVKRGETQLVSAICDRLYQGLDAIRKLVCEAVTGEPTGINTFLVLAHMMGAEFTTPANQNNQNYLDQEGVQPEHEEAVQPEHEEAIEQETLSPDITSELPETSANIEVLQTTFLQTPASLTPVEVGVKPAPDAPNSKDSPPNFSHNGSQHPNSPPVALGEPYRIETIRVETRNLDALLTQAGELTVTKIRIAHRLAEIEEIVTLWEESSRLSVQKTSALSLHKEKITGDRQAVSFTASPQNGRRDPISTAPLGGHSYSMNGGSQPLQDFDERLGVLINQLRDAIYEDTARLDTIAGDLEEGIRTLRLLPLSTIFQLFPRMVRDLARQQNKEVNLVIEGGETKADKRILEEMKDPLMHILRNCVDHGIETPAEREAQGKPRTATIQIKSYQTATNIAIAIKDDGQGLDIEKIKQTALKRGLCREEELAAMTPAQIHSLIFAPGFSTRTFVTEVSGRGVGLDVVRTNVERLKGSIEVESTPGKGCTLRLCLGTTLATAPVLIVEVSGKAYALPVEFVQTMRLISQNQIFTIEGRETIVVNGHPVSVARLADLLEFPVASSNGQRTTSTDLEQLPCIILKVGDDQLGLFVDGWVDQQDVVLKSQSKLLKRVRNVVGATILGTGEVCMILNPSDLIKSVRKRNPLGKSFAPITEETRKPVILLTEDSIAIRTQEKRILEGAGYEVVTAVDGLDGFNKLKTRSFDAVISDVQMPNLDGLGFAAKIRQNKEYNEIPIILVTSLASDEDKRRGAEAGANAYITKGTFNQEILLETLRRLV
- a CDS encoding chemotaxis protein CheW, which gives rise to MEYKQYIIFSLNASLYGVEAFSVQEIFFLPELTPIVEAPPEMVGVLNLRGEILPVMDLHFRLGYGFPEYRLTDSVIVLVCQGFRFGIIVNEVHDVQKIYTNAIAADFSYKRKIANQPHFVTGIANLEADIVMLLNPEKLLQSTEQIETLITGKTSLNPETKADSAFGSHKERCLFFSNKTSEEIAIFQERAENLRRQAENQDFTGSRPMAVINLNGEYFGVDLGNVREFTDIRKVTPIPCCPAYIVGNMNLRGEILTLIDIRGVLNLPLGNLENTAKAMVACIDDLVAGLIVDEVLDVMYLHLSEMMPVPAAARSVKEEYLRGTVAYGEKMIAILDLPKILMQAGLMVDEEV
- a CDS encoding DUF3007 family protein: MRRIDIIGIGIGVFAAGGIVYLLLLVAGLDSLEAGIWSQVFLVGGLVGWLLTYLFRVGTKRMTYNQQLKDYEEAVLQKRLEELTPEELAQLQAEIERENKLKK
- the cheB gene encoding chemotaxis-specific protein-glutamate methyltransferase CheB, with the translated sequence MPIRVLLVDDSAIAMAVLKRILSSSPEIEVVGMAQTGREALALIPSCSPQVICTDLHMPQMDGLEFISEVMATYPRPILVISTSVQEEDKQNVFRLLEAGAVDIFPKPRGGAGSDYELVKQELIGKIKILSGVSVFTQYRKKPVLDFKFSTINSPSKIPHQKSKIVAIGASTGGPQALYNILIHLPANFPLPVICIQHISEGFLQGMVDWLGLECRLPVKIARAGEIPKAGTIYFPPERLHLELDTQGRFCHSAAPPVGGHRPSVTVTFKSVASFYGQGAVGILLTGMGRDGAEGMEAIARAGGITIAQDEKSCVVFGMPKEAIALGAAQYVLPVTEIAPMLLAKIRGGD
- the trpA gene encoding tryptophan synthase subunit alpha, producing the protein MTSISECFESLARRSECALIPFITAGDPDLETTAKALKVLDAAGADMIELGVPYSDPLADGPTIQAAATRALQRGTRLEQVIEMVSGVSKEVRSPIVLFTYYNPILNRGIETFFKQIANAGVRGLVVPDLPLEESSNLLETAASMGIDVILLVAPTSSPERIEAIARQSQGFIYLVSVTGVTGMRSGLDSRVQDILKQIRSVTDKPIGIGFGISEPEHARQVKDWGADAAIVGSALVKRLAEGTPEQGLDAIAEFCRSLKTAITT
- the ndhL gene encoding NAD(P)H-quinone oxidoreductase subunit L; amino-acid sequence: MMVAILYLVLSGAYLVVIPFALYAYLQQRWYVASSFERSFMYFLVFFFFPGLLLLSPFLNFRPKRRQVQS